The following proteins come from a genomic window of Malus sylvestris chromosome 4, drMalSylv7.2, whole genome shotgun sequence:
- the LOC126619579 gene encoding serine/threonine-protein phosphatase PP1 isozyme 3-like — translation MDQSVLDDIINRLLEVRGRPGKQVQLSESEIRQLCLVSKEIFLQQPNLLELEAPIKICGDIHGQYSDLLRLFEYGGLPPNANYLFLGDYVDRGKQSLETICLLLAYKIKYPENFFLLRGNHECASINRIYGFYDECKRRFNVRLWKTFTECFNCLPVAALIDEKILCMHGGLSPDLHNLDQIRNLQRPTDVPDTGLLCDLLWSDPSKDVHGWGGNERGVSFTFGPDTVTEFLQKHDLDLICRAHQVVEDGYELFANRQLVTIFSAPNYCGEFDNAGAMMSVDETLMCSFQILKPAEKKPKFNFGSMTAAKPGNTSSGVGAFASIAAAKPGNTVTGIKSLMHR, via the exons ATGGACCAATCGGTTCTGGACGACATAATCAACCGACTCCTCGAAGTCCGAGGCCGGCCCGGGAAGCAGGTCCAGCTGTCGGAGTCGGAGATCCGGCAGCTTTGTTTGGTCTCTAAAGAAATCTTCTTGCAGCAGCCTAATTTGTTAGAGCTCGAAGCACCCATCAAGATTTGTG GTGATATACACGGTCAGTACTCGGATCTTTTAAGGCTTTTCGAGTACGGTGGACTGCCTCCTAATGCCAATTACTTGTTCTTGGGGGATTATGTGGATCGGGGAAAGCAAAGTTTAGAAACAATATGTCTTCTCCttgcatataaaataaaatatcctGAGAATTTTTTCCTCTTGAGGGGAAACCATGAATGTGCATCTATAAACCGTATATACGGATTTTATGATGAGTGTAAGAGAAGATTCAATGTGAGGCTATGGAAGACATTCACAGAGTGTTTTAACTGCCTTCCAGTGGCAGCTCTGATTGATGAAAAGATTCTCTGCATGCATGGTGGTCTTTCTCCCGACCTGCATAATTTAGATCAAATCAGAAATTTACAGCGGCCAACGGATGTACCAGACACAGGTTTACTTTGTGACCTTCTCTGGTCTGATCCCAGTAAAGATGTTCATGGTTGGGGAGGGAACGAGCGGGGAGTTTCGTTTACATTTGGTCCTGACACGGTGACGGAGTTTCTTCAGAAGCATGATTTGGATCTCATTTGTCGTGCTCACCAG GTTGTGGAGGATGGCTACGAGTTATTTGCCAACCGACAACTTGTGACGATATTTTCAGCACCTAATTATTGTGGGGAATTTGATAATGCTGGTGCCATGATGAGTGTGGATGAGACATTAATGTGCTCTTTTCAAATATTAAAACCCGCAGAGAAAAAGCCGAAATTTAACTTTGGGAGCATGACTGCAGCTAAGCCTGGAAATACTTCATCTGGAGTTGGTGCTTTTGCGAGCATAGCAGCAGCTAAGCCTGGGAACACTGTTACAGGAATCAAG TCTCTGATGCACAGGTAA